The Clostridioides sp. ES-S-0010-02 genome window below encodes:
- a CDS encoding GNAT family N-acetyltransferase yields the protein MIRKANISDLDSIMGIIKSTVEEMKGYNNTQWDENYPSDKDFISDIEKQDLYVEEVDGKIAGFICINYDEPKEYIDLNWSSNDKAMVVHRMAVNPSFRKMGIASRLVNFAEELAKENDVSYLKSDTYSINSKMNSLLIKCGFIKIGEMSFLGKEKSFYCYDKIL from the coding sequence ATGATTAGAAAAGCAAATATAAGTGACTTAGATAGTATTATGGGAATTATAAAATCAACAGTAGAAGAAATGAAAGGCTATAATAATACACAGTGGGATGAAAATTATCCATCAGATAAAGACTTTATTTCTGACATTGAGAAACAAGATTTATATGTAGAAGAAGTAGATGGAAAAATAGCAGGATTTATATGTATTAATTATGATGAACCTAAAGAATATATAGATTTAAATTGGTCATCTAATGATAAGGCTATGGTAGTACATAGAATGGCAGTAAATCCAAGTTTTAGAAAGATGGGAATTGCATCTAGACTAGTTAATTTTGCTGAAGAATTAGCTAAAGAAAACGATGTATCATATTTAAAGAGTGATACATATTCAATAAACTCAAAGATGAATTCATTGCTTATAAAATGTGGCTTTATTAAAATTGGTGAAATGAGTTTCCTAGGAAAAGAGAAATCTTTCTATTGTTATGATAAAATATTATAA
- a CDS encoding CPBP family intramembrane metalloprotease — protein sequence MKYSYKKCIIDSISLMFIVQIVRMILNYILLSQFEFTLENFNIVNLISFTLVGLSLILFLKNSSLYNKMRNRKITEAFKENKDSVLIKRCKLILFIVVLSLAVISIYYNRSYMFFNVTMMTLSVLIIPVFEELFFREYIWNYLNNFIKSKSKVVCITSILSGIYNIGYIDVIRNYIMLYNNSYYTFEVVISKIIIGTVFGIILGIVKSRFKDVSFCIILRSLFTILTRQII from the coding sequence ATGAAGTATAGTTATAAAAAATGTATAATAGATTCTATTTCATTGATGTTCATAGTTCAGATAGTAAGAATGATTTTAAATTATATACTTCTAAGTCAATTTGAATTTACTCTTGAAAATTTTAATATTGTAAATTTAATTTCTTTTACACTAGTTGGATTATCATTAATTTTATTTTTGAAAAATAGTTCTTTGTATAATAAAATGAGAAATAGAAAGATTACAGAAGCTTTCAAGGAAAATAAAGATAGTGTACTTATAAAAAGGTGTAAGTTGATACTTTTTATAGTAGTCTTATCTCTAGCTGTAATCTCAATTTATTATAATAGAAGCTATATGTTTTTTAATGTAACTATGATGACTTTATCTGTATTAATAATTCCAGTATTTGAAGAATTATTTTTTAGAGAGTACATCTGGAATTATTTAAACAATTTTATAAAATCAAAGAGTAAAGTTGTATGTATAACATCTATCTTATCTGGTATTTATAATATAGGATATATAGATGTTATACGTAATTACATAATGTTATATAATAACTCTTACTATACATTTGAAGTTGTTATTTCAAAAATTATTATAGGTACTGTTTTTGGTATTATACTTGGTATTGTTAAGTCAAGATTTAAAGATGTAAGCTTTTGTATAATATTGAGAAGTCTGTTTACTATACTTACTAGACAGATAATATGA
- a CDS encoding MarR family transcriptional regulator: MIKTLDSNILREVGTLSRAVNSINDMKYKELKLQKGQFTFLTRICENPGINLVELSNVLKVDKATTTKAIQKLIKAGYVDKKQDEFDKRGYNLTPTNKSLEVYELIIEEENRSIEICFNNLTDEEKQTANNILEKMRKNIEEEWFRVKR, from the coding sequence TTGATTAAAACTTTAGACAGTAATATATTAAGAGAAGTTGGTACTTTATCTAGAGCAGTAAATTCAATAAATGATATGAAGTACAAAGAATTAAAGTTACAAAAAGGGCAATTTACTTTTTTAACACGAATTTGTGAAAATCCTGGAATAAACCTTGTAGAATTATCAAATGTGTTAAAAGTAGATAAGGCCACTACAACTAAAGCTATACAGAAGTTAATAAAAGCTGGATATGTAGATAAAAAGCAAGATGAGTTTGACAAAAGAGGATACAATTTAACTCCTACCAATAAATCTTTAGAAGTATATGAGCTAATAATTGAAGAAGAAAATAGAAGTATAGAAATATGTTTTAATAATCTTACAGATGAAGAGAAGCAAACAGCAAATAATATACTAGAGAAAATGAGAAAAAATATAGAAGAAGAATGGTTTAGAGTAAAAAGATAA
- a CDS encoding DNA-binding protein: protein MGIFKTKIDEDWKVNYIKEFNEMRDSYESKLQKKQFEVDSLKSELDRLRSYKNSLKPKEKQITDDDINNIKNLRRDGLSYKEISSETSWSKATVSRVLNGLYD, encoded by the coding sequence ATGGGTATATTTAAAACAAAAATTGATGAGGATTGGAAAGTAAATTACATCAAAGAATTTAATGAAATGAGAGACTCTTATGAGAGTAAGCTTCAAAAAAAACAATTTGAAGTAGATAGTTTGAAATCAGAATTAGATAGACTTAGAAGTTATAAAAATAGTCTTAAGCCAAAGGAAAAGCAAATTACTGATGATGATATAAATAATATAAAAAACTTGAGAAGAGATGGTTTAAGCTATAAAGAAATTTCAAGTGAAACAAGTTGGAGTAAAGCAACTGTGAGTAGAGTACTAAATGGACTTTACGATTAG
- a CDS encoding nitroreductase family protein, whose translation MIEFLKKRRSIRKYKNVEVEKEKLDKILKAALLAPSSKGLRTWEFIVVDDKETLTNLSQCRTKGGGFFLKNAPLAIVVIGDKEKNDVWIEDASIAASYIQLQSHELGLGSCWIQVRNRMHDDSIDADKYIRDELNIPDKYSVECIISIGYPDEEKKSYCDSDLDYEKVHFNKF comes from the coding sequence ATGATTGAATTTCTAAAAAAAAGAAGAAGTATTAGAAAGTATAAAAATGTTGAAGTAGAAAAAGAGAAGTTAGATAAGATATTAAAAGCGGCTCTTTTAGCACCATCATCAAAGGGACTTAGAACATGGGAATTTATCGTGGTAGACGATAAAGAAACATTGACTAATTTATCTCAGTGTAGGACTAAAGGTGGTGGGTTTTTCCTAAAAAATGCACCTTTAGCTATTGTAGTTATTGGAGATAAAGAAAAAAATGATGTTTGGATAGAAGATGCAAGTATTGCTGCTTCATATATACAGCTTCAATCTCATGAGCTTGGATTAGGTTCTTGTTGGATACAGGTAAGAAATAGGATGCATGATGATAGTATAGATGCTGATAAATATATTAGAGATGAACTGAACATACCTGATAAGTACAGTGTAGAATGTATAATTTCTATAGGCTACCCTGATGAAGAAAAAAAATCATACTGTGACTCTGATTTGGATTATGAAAAAGTCCATTTTAATAAATTTTAA